In Liquorilactobacillus nagelii DSM 13675, the following proteins share a genomic window:
- a CDS encoding ABC transporter permease: protein MWKIILRRVLIMIPEIIILSILVFLLAKMMPGDPFTGSINPRASAAEIHHLMKINGLYDPWYQQYWNWVVHLFHGNLGESYQYHEPVASLIGQRAENTLWLSLFTMVLTYLIALPMGMYAGRHEGQLPDTVIRIYTYVTYCIPFFVILVVGLWIFGYVLNWFPTTGSVSATASGFGGTVLSRFYHMLLPGLLGALFSTVNIVQYLRSEVIDAKRSDYVKTARAKGVPQKAIYRHHIFRNSLLPIAAFGGYSITGLLNGSIFTESIFSYPGMGLLFVNSISYRDYTVITALVLLFGILNLLGTLLSDIILGIVDPRIRIK, encoded by the coding sequence ATGTGGAAAATTATTTTACGCCGAGTTTTGATTATGATTCCCGAAATTATTATTTTAAGTATTTTGGTTTTTTTATTAGCTAAGATGATGCCTGGCGATCCATTTACTGGCTCGATTAATCCGCGGGCGAGTGCAGCTGAAATTCACCATTTAATGAAAATTAACGGTCTTTATGATCCTTGGTATCAGCAATATTGGAATTGGGTTGTGCATTTATTCCACGGAAATTTAGGTGAAAGTTATCAATATCATGAACCGGTTGCTAGTTTAATTGGACAGCGGGCAGAAAACACACTGTGGTTATCACTTTTCACGATGGTCTTAACCTATCTGATTGCCTTACCAATGGGCATGTATGCCGGCCGTCATGAAGGTCAACTGCCAGACACTGTTATTCGGATCTATACTTATGTAACTTATTGCATTCCGTTCTTTGTTATCTTAGTCGTCGGTTTATGGATTTTCGGTTATGTTTTGAATTGGTTCCCGACAACTGGTTCAGTTTCTGCAACGGCGAGCGGCTTTGGTGGTACTGTTTTATCGCGCTTTTACCATATGTTGTTGCCAGGCTTACTAGGAGCACTTTTTAGTACCGTTAATATTGTTCAATATCTGCGTTCGGAAGTAATTGATGCTAAACGCTCCGATTATGTCAAAACAGCACGTGCTAAGGGTGTACCACAAAAGGCAATTTATCGGCACCATATTTTTCGCAATTCATTGTTGCCAATTGCCGCCTTTGGTGGTTACTCAATAACTGGATTGTTAAATGGTTCAATTTTCACTGAGAGTATCTTTTCATATCCTGGAATGGGGTTATTATTTGTTAATTCAATCAGTTATCGGGATTACACAGTTATCACAGCCTTGGTTCTATTATTTGGCATTTTGAACTTGTTAGGAACATTACTGTCAGATATCATTCTTGGAATTGTTGATCCAAGAATTCGAATTAAATAA
- a CDS encoding ABC transporter ATP-binding protein: MSLLEVKNLQVHFPIRSGFWNRITDYVKAVDGVSFEIEAGETFGLVGESGSGKTTTGRAVVGLEPSTGGQILYQGKNIALNHAKERLTYNQDVQMIFQDSLSSLNPRKRIESIIAEPLRNFEQLDSEKEKIRVLQLLDIVGLGPDALYKYPHQFSGGQRQRIGIARAVATNPKLIIADEPVSALDLSVQAQVLNFLKKIQREFGISFLFISHDLGVVRHMCDRLAIMNRGHLVEVGSRADIYNHPQHIYTKRLLAAIPQVDVRHRQEHQAERIRIEKIYQSQKANYYDVNGMAYPLVQISPTHSVALPPEMAQQKKLTTQGVD, translated from the coding sequence ATGAGTTTACTCGAAGTTAAGAATTTGCAAGTCCATTTTCCAATTCGCAGCGGCTTTTGGAATCGAATTACTGATTACGTCAAAGCAGTTGATGGTGTGTCCTTTGAAATTGAGGCGGGAGAAACATTTGGCCTCGTGGGGGAATCTGGCTCAGGCAAGACCACTACTGGTCGAGCTGTAGTTGGTTTAGAGCCTTCAACTGGCGGACAGATTTTATACCAAGGCAAAAATATTGCTTTGAATCATGCGAAAGAACGCTTGACATACAATCAAGATGTCCAAATGATTTTTCAGGATTCCTTATCAAGTTTAAATCCACGGAAAAGAATTGAAAGCATTATTGCTGAACCACTGCGCAACTTCGAACAACTTGATAGTGAAAAGGAAAAAATTCGCGTTTTGCAATTATTAGATATCGTTGGTCTGGGACCAGATGCATTGTATAAGTATCCTCATCAATTTTCTGGGGGGCAACGGCAGCGAATCGGAATTGCTCGTGCAGTCGCGACTAACCCTAAATTAATTATTGCCGATGAACCGGTTTCAGCATTGGATTTATCAGTTCAAGCTCAGGTGTTAAATTTTTTGAAGAAGATTCAACGAGAATTCGGAATTTCTTTTCTATTTATTTCTCATGATTTAGGCGTTGTTCGTCATATGTGTGATCGCTTAGCAATCATGAATCGTGGTCACCTGGTAGAGGTCGGTTCACGAGCCGATATTTATAATCATCCACAGCATATCTATACGAAGCGTTTATTAGCAGCTATTCCACAAGTTGATGTCCGCCATCGCCAGGAGCATCAAGCTGAACGAATTCGGATTGAAAAAATCTATCAATCACAAAAAGCTAATTATTATGACGTAAATGGGATGGCGTATCCGTTGGTGCAGATTTCACCAACGCATTCAGTTGCTTTGCCTCCTGAAATGGCTCAACAGAAAAAACTAACGACTCAGGGGGTGGACTAA
- a CDS encoding ABC transporter ATP-binding protein, translating to MSNQPLLNLKKLNTAFKIDGKFYQAISEINLQVKRDQILAIVGESGCGKSTLATTIMGLHDPAITKIDGQAFFEGQDLLKLTDEQYNEIRGAKIGMIFQDPLSALNPLKKIKDQIIEVMDYHTNLTKEQKIQRTLELLDQVGINNPELTANQFPHELSGGMRQRVIIAIAIACKPDLLIADEPTTALDVTIQAQILDLIRKIQRENHSGVILITHDLGVVAETADEVAVMYAGQIVEQGTVTQILENPLHPYTRSLLQSMPQADSQEDELYVIKGNVPSLQQMPQSGDRFAPRIPWIPASDHEEQPTMHQLADGHQVRCTCYQNFYFPAEQEEVRQ from the coding sequence ATGTCGAATCAACCATTGTTAAATCTAAAAAAATTGAATACTGCATTTAAAATAGATGGTAAATTTTACCAAGCTATTTCTGAAATTAACTTGCAAGTCAAACGCGATCAAATTTTAGCGATCGTTGGTGAATCAGGTTGTGGCAAAAGTACTTTAGCTACTACCATAATGGGTCTGCATGATCCAGCAATTACCAAAATTGACGGGCAAGCTTTTTTTGAAGGACAAGATTTACTGAAACTCACTGATGAGCAATATAACGAGATTCGTGGAGCAAAAATTGGCATGATTTTTCAAGATCCGTTGTCAGCTCTTAATCCTTTAAAAAAAATCAAAGATCAGATTATTGAGGTAATGGATTACCATACTAACCTGACTAAAGAACAAAAAATCCAACGGACGCTGGAATTATTAGATCAAGTGGGAATTAATAATCCAGAACTGACGGCTAATCAATTTCCACATGAATTATCAGGTGGAATGCGCCAACGAGTAATTATCGCGATTGCAATTGCTTGCAAGCCGGATTTATTGATTGCTGATGAACCAACAACAGCATTGGACGTTACTATTCAAGCGCAAATTTTGGACTTAATTCGCAAGATTCAGCGAGAAAATCATAGTGGCGTAATCTTAATTACTCATGATTTGGGGGTGGTGGCTGAAACGGCTGATGAAGTTGCAGTAATGTATGCGGGACAAATTGTTGAGCAGGGAACAGTTACGCAAATTTTGGAAAATCCGCTGCACCCATATACTCGTTCTTTGTTACAATCAATGCCACAAGCTGATAGCCAAGAGGATGAATTGTACGTTATTAAAGGAAATGTTCCTTCATTGCAGCAAATGCCGCAGTCGGGTGATCGCTTTGCTCCTAGAATTCCATGGATTCCCGCTAGTGACCATGAAGAACAACCGACGATGCATCAGTTAGCTGATGGTCATCAGGTTCGGTGTACTTGCTATCAAAATTTTTATTTTCCAGCTGAGCAAGAGGAGGTCAGGCAATGA
- a CDS encoding NRAMP family divalent metal transporter, which translates to MTDKPKKNDLPKIDQTSRSPWNIAMGAAFLMAMAAVGPGFLTQTATFTGQMGANFGFAILICIIFDVIVQMNVWRVIVVSGKKAQVLANDIFPGLGYVLSFLVAVGGLFFNIGNVGGAGLGLNVLFGISPENGAVIAGALAIIVFVVKNALTVMDRTVQVLAVVKVAILIYIICVMTVPYHQAVQHTFLPTKVDFYSIVTIVGGTVGGYISFSGGHRLLEGGLTGKKNIKYINAGALTGIGIASVIRVMLFLAGLAVVVTGAKLDPTNPAASIFKYAAGNFGYKFFGLLLFAAGMTSILGSTFTSTSFLDYAVGKNKSFYQNYHKLLVIGFIVISTIVFYVVGSPAKVLVFVGAANGFVLPISLAILLLASRLPKLMGDYHHPKWLTYTGWFVVIFMAYASIKTVLGLF; encoded by the coding sequence ATGACTGATAAACCGAAAAAAAATGATTTACCAAAGATTGATCAAACGAGTCGTTCTCCATGGAATATTGCCATGGGTGCTGCCTTCTTAATGGCGATGGCAGCGGTTGGACCAGGTTTCTTAACGCAAACAGCTACTTTTACTGGCCAAATGGGGGCTAACTTTGGCTTTGCAATTTTAATTTGTATTATTTTCGATGTAATTGTCCAAATGAACGTTTGGCGAGTAATTGTTGTCAGCGGTAAGAAAGCGCAAGTGCTGGCTAATGATATTTTCCCTGGTCTGGGTTATGTTTTATCTTTTCTAGTGGCCGTTGGCGGATTGTTTTTTAACATTGGTAATGTTGGCGGAGCTGGTCTTGGTTTAAATGTGTTATTTGGTATTTCGCCAGAAAATGGGGCAGTGATTGCCGGGGCGCTAGCAATTATTGTTTTTGTAGTTAAGAACGCTTTGACCGTGATGGATCGAACAGTTCAAGTTTTAGCTGTCGTTAAAGTTGCTATCTTGATCTATATTATTTGTGTCATGACGGTTCCATATCATCAAGCTGTTCAACATACTTTTTTACCGACAAAAGTTGATTTTTATTCAATTGTGACGATTGTCGGTGGGACAGTTGGCGGGTATATTTCATTTTCCGGTGGTCACCGTTTGTTAGAGGGCGGATTGACTGGCAAAAAGAATATTAAATATATCAATGCTGGGGCTTTAACGGGAATTGGGATTGCTTCAGTGATCAGGGTGATGCTGTTTTTAGCTGGTTTAGCCGTTGTCGTCACTGGAGCCAAACTTGATCCAACTAACCCAGCGGCTTCAATTTTCAAATATGCTGCTGGAAACTTTGGTTATAAGTTCTTTGGCTTATTGTTGTTTGCTGCCGGGATGACATCAATCTTAGGCTCGACTTTTACATCAACTTCATTCCTTGATTACGCAGTTGGTAAAAATAAAAGTTTCTATCAAAATTATCACAAATTACTAGTTATTGGTTTTATTGTTATCTCAACTATTGTTTTTTATGTTGTTGGTTCACCGGCAAAAGTATTGGTTTTTGTTGGAGCTGCCAATGGATTTGTTTTACCGATTTCGTTAGCAATTTTATTGTTAGCTAGTCGCTTGCCTAAATTAATGGGAGATTATCATCATCCTAAATGGCTGACTTATACTGGTTGGTTTGTAGTTATCTTTATGGCATATGCTAGCATCAAGACTGTTCTTGGATTATTTTAA
- a CDS encoding LamB/YcsF family protein, with protein MMKIDLNSDLGESFGRYQLGNDSQVIQLVTSVNVACGFHAGDPDVMAQTVATAQKAGVGIGAHPGFPDLQGFGRRKMQLSPLEVQHLVTYQVGALQAFTSKHRLHHVKPHGALYNLAASNHQLAVAICRGIQQVDPQLPLYGLAGSELIKAAAEVDLPVAQEVFGDRNYLPDGRLVPRSQSDAVITDPKLIAQRVVQMVKKRTITTIDGSEIKIDPDTVCVHGDNQQALAIVKQLRQTLTQAGIDLQPF; from the coding sequence TTGATGAAAATTGATTTAAATAGTGATTTAGGAGAAAGTTTTGGCCGCTATCAATTAGGCAATGATTCTCAGGTGATTCAACTGGTAACTTCAGTTAATGTTGCTTGTGGATTTCATGCTGGTGATCCAGATGTAATGGCACAAACTGTTGCAACAGCACAAAAAGCTGGAGTGGGAATCGGGGCACACCCGGGCTTTCCAGACTTGCAAGGCTTTGGTCGACGAAAAATGCAGTTGTCGCCGCTTGAAGTTCAGCATTTGGTAACTTATCAAGTTGGAGCTTTGCAAGCTTTTACCAGCAAGCACCGGTTGCACCACGTTAAACCACATGGTGCGCTATATAATTTGGCAGCAAGTAATCATCAATTAGCTGTAGCAATTTGTCGTGGAATTCAGCAAGTTGATCCACAACTACCATTATATGGTTTGGCTGGTAGTGAGTTAATCAAAGCTGCAGCAGAAGTTGATTTACCGGTGGCTCAAGAAGTTTTTGGAGATCGAAATTATTTGCCTGATGGGCGCTTGGTTCCTCGCAGCCAGTCTGATGCAGTAATTACAGATCCGAAGCTGATTGCTCAGCGAGTAGTGCAAATGGTTAAAAAAAGGACAATAACAACTATTGACGGTTCAGAAATTAAGATTGATCCTGACACGGTTTGTGTTCATGGAGATAATCAGCAGGCACTGGCAATTGTTAAACAGTTACGTCAAACGTTGACGCAAGCGGGAATTGATTTGCAGCCGTTTTAA
- a CDS encoding putative hydro-lyase, with protein MEKSSLSKLSPVELRHLIRNGGFSGQTSGLAAGFTQANLVILPRSLAYDFLLFAQRNPKPCPILEVSDSGSRKLQHFAQDIDLANDFPKYRIYRDGKLTAEVTSVEKYWRNDFVSFIIGCSFSFEAELLAAGIEVRQISLGVNVPMYNTNIELQPAGKFHGQMVVSMRPIPEAQVVTAVKVTAAMPRVHGAPIQIGHPSEIGIHDLAHPDYGDPVPIKPGEVPVFWPCGVTPQNVIMQVKPAFVITHAPGHMLVTDVKNTSLKYE; from the coding sequence ATGGAGAAGTCATCGTTAAGCAAATTATCGCCAGTTGAATTGCGGCATTTAATCCGCAATGGCGGTTTTAGTGGGCAAACAAGTGGCTTAGCTGCTGGTTTTACGCAAGCTAACTTAGTGATTTTACCCCGTAGTTTGGCTTATGATTTTTTATTGTTTGCTCAGCGTAACCCTAAACCCTGCCCAATTCTTGAAGTTAGCGATTCGGGTAGTCGAAAATTGCAGCATTTTGCTCAGGATATTGATTTAGCTAATGATTTTCCTAAGTATCGCATTTATCGTGACGGAAAATTAACGGCAGAGGTTACCAGCGTTGAAAAATATTGGCGCAATGATTTTGTTAGCTTTATTATTGGTTGCAGTTTTTCTTTTGAAGCTGAACTGCTGGCAGCTGGAATTGAAGTTCGCCAAATTTCTTTAGGTGTAAATGTGCCAATGTATAACACTAATATTGAATTACAGCCCGCTGGTAAATTTCACGGGCAGATGGTGGTTAGTATGCGGCCAATCCCGGAAGCACAAGTTGTGACAGCAGTTAAGGTTACAGCGGCCATGCCTAGGGTTCACGGGGCACCAATTCAAATCGGTCATCCCAGTGAAATTGGAATTCATGACTTGGCTCATCCAGATTATGGTGATCCGGTGCCAATCAAACCTGGTGAAGTTCCAGTTTTTTGGCCTTGTGGAGTAACGCCGCAAAATGTCATTATGCAAGTTAAACCAGCCTTTGTGATTACTCATGCACCGGGACATATGCTGGTAACTGATGTCAAAAATACAAGCTTAAAGTATGAATAA
- a CDS encoding acetyl-CoA carboxylase biotin carboxylase subunit — protein MKKVLIANRGEIAVRIIRACRELNLPTVAVYSTADRAALHVQLADQSICIGPAAATESYLNQSALITAAKLTGADAIHPGYGFLSENAEFARQCQDAGLNFIGPDPAVIELMGEKAAARQTMTAAGMPVTPGSPSEFTTATAGLAAAQKIGFPVMLKASAGGGGKGMRVINQASQFEHEFSLAQNEAVKAFGSKQMYLEKYLAKPRHIEVQILADQAGTVWAVGERDCTIQQHHQKVIEEAPAECLTASTREKLLDTARIAAKKLHYTGAGTMEFLLADPTHFYFMEMNTRIQVEHPITELTSGIDLVKWQLKIAAGEKLPPALPHPLAGFALECRINAQTAGQITGLHLPGGWGIRVDTAIYQGYLIPPNYDAMIAKIIAYGSDRQTVIQRMKMALDETVISGINTNLDFLLQLLTEPDYLQLKADINWLDQLTQTN, from the coding sequence ATGAAAAAAGTTTTGATAGCTAATCGCGGTGAAATCGCGGTTCGGATAATTCGGGCCTGCCGCGAACTAAATCTTCCAACAGTCGCGGTATACTCGACAGCCGATCGAGCTGCGTTACATGTTCAATTGGCTGATCAATCAATCTGTATTGGCCCAGCTGCGGCAACAGAAAGTTATTTGAACCAATCAGCATTGATTACAGCAGCTAAGTTGACTGGAGCAGATGCAATTCATCCAGGATACGGTTTTTTATCTGAAAATGCTGAGTTTGCACGTCAATGCCAAGACGCTGGTTTGAATTTCATTGGACCTGATCCGGCAGTTATTGAGCTAATGGGTGAAAAAGCCGCTGCTCGTCAAACCATGACGGCAGCTGGAATGCCAGTTACACCGGGTAGCCCGAGCGAGTTTACCACTGCCACAGCTGGTTTAGCTGCCGCTCAAAAGATTGGTTTCCCAGTGATGCTCAAAGCCAGTGCAGGTGGTGGTGGCAAGGGGATGCGGGTTATCAACCAAGCTAGTCAGTTCGAACATGAATTTTCTTTGGCACAAAATGAGGCAGTCAAAGCTTTCGGTAGTAAACAAATGTATTTAGAAAAATATTTAGCAAAGCCACGGCACATTGAAGTCCAAATCTTAGCTGATCAAGCTGGAACTGTCTGGGCTGTTGGTGAACGTGATTGTACAATTCAGCAGCATCATCAAAAAGTAATTGAAGAAGCGCCAGCTGAGTGTTTAACTGCTTCAACTCGTGAAAAACTATTGGATACGGCGCGGATAGCAGCTAAAAAGCTGCATTATACGGGAGCCGGAACAATGGAATTTTTATTAGCAGATCCGACACATTTTTATTTCATGGAGATGAATACGCGGATTCAAGTTGAGCATCCAATTACTGAGCTGACTAGTGGAATTGATTTGGTCAAGTGGCAACTAAAAATTGCCGCGGGTGAAAAACTGCCACCAGCTCTCCCACATCCATTAGCTGGATTTGCTTTAGAATGTCGAATCAATGCCCAGACTGCTGGTCAAATAACAGGGTTGCATTTACCAGGAGGTTGGGGAATTCGAGTTGACACAGCAATCTATCAAGGTTATCTAATTCCACCAAATTATGATGCAATGATTGCTAAAATTATTGCTTATGGTTCTGATCGGCAAACAGTCATTCAACGCATGAAAATGGCACTTGATGAAACTGTGATTAGTGGAATCAACACAAATCTAGATTTTTTGCTGCAACTTTTAACAGAACCGGATTATTTACAATTAAAAGCCGACATTAATTGGCTAGATCAGTTGACTCAGACAAATTAA
- the accB gene encoding acetyl-CoA carboxylase biotin carboxyl carrier protein: protein MKTSELKELIQIFNEAGLSKLAIKNQAEEITLEKQITIAKQLPPAAESTKAVQPASKAVSENQLVVKAPFIGTFYAAPQPQAQPFVQVGDQVKKGQQLGIIEAMKMMNEIKAPAAGRIVELQAANGTAVEYDQPLFLIQK from the coding sequence ATGAAAACAAGTGAGTTAAAAGAACTAATTCAAATATTTAATGAAGCTGGTTTAAGCAAACTGGCAATTAAAAATCAAGCCGAAGAAATTACTTTGGAAAAGCAAATAACCATCGCCAAGCAATTGCCACCGGCTGCTGAATCAACCAAGGCAGTCCAACCAGCAAGCAAAGCTGTCAGCGAAAATCAGCTGGTGGTTAAGGCTCCTTTTATTGGGACTTTCTACGCCGCACCACAACCGCAAGCTCAACCATTTGTTCAAGTTGGTGATCAAGTAAAAAAAGGACAACAGTTAGGAATTATTGAAGCAATGAAGATGATGAATGAAATTAAAGCCCCAGCAGCTGGTCGCATAGTTGAATTGCAGGCCGCTAATGGAACAGCAGTTGAATATGATCAACCATTGTTTTTAATTCAAAAGTGA
- a CDS encoding biotin-dependent carboxyltransferase family protein → MDAAVEILNPGLAATIQDSGRWGYQRYGVSVSGAIDQFALHLANVLVGNKSDQAAIEFILLGPKLKFNCPTFIALTGGNCQAYLNQQEIASNRAYQVFPGDILSFDPMKNGRFGYVAFAGGIKTTAVLASRSTTSRIRLGGLNGATLTAGDFLPLSPVYRLNSLKQRYCQLPPLPAKTNLRFIRGPQWDSFSVSAQKLFCQQHFQVSNQADRMGYRLTGVKLPVPTQSMLSEGTVTGSVQVTRSGQPIVLLADRQTAGGYPVIATICAVDLPRLVQLSSQQTFGFTEISISQATELLRQQHAFLHQLQQRFYQQRYQLPLGPQQAAGQRISQLFKH, encoded by the coding sequence TTGGATGCAGCAGTTGAAATTTTAAATCCCGGTTTAGCGGCTACGATTCAAGATAGCGGACGGTGGGGCTACCAAAGGTATGGGGTTTCAGTTTCGGGAGCAATTGATCAATTTGCCTTGCACTTAGCTAATGTGCTCGTTGGAAACAAGTCTGATCAAGCAGCAATTGAATTTATCTTGCTCGGACCGAAACTCAAATTTAATTGCCCGACTTTTATTGCCCTAACAGGCGGGAATTGTCAAGCCTATTTAAATCAACAAGAGATTGCCAGCAATCGAGCTTATCAGGTTTTCCCTGGAGATATTTTAAGCTTTGATCCAATGAAGAATGGTCGTTTTGGTTATGTGGCTTTTGCTGGTGGAATTAAAACAACTGCAGTTTTGGCTAGTCGGTCAACGACAAGTCGCATCAGACTAGGTGGCCTAAATGGCGCAACTTTAACAGCTGGTGATTTTCTACCTTTATCCCCAGTTTACAGGCTAAATAGTCTTAAGCAGCGGTATTGCCAATTACCACCATTGCCGGCTAAAACAAATTTACGTTTTATCAGAGGACCGCAGTGGGATAGCTTTTCTGTTTCAGCTCAAAAATTATTCTGTCAACAGCATTTTCAAGTTTCAAATCAAGCCGATCGAATGGGTTATCGTTTGACCGGAGTAAAGTTACCAGTACCAACGCAAAGTATGTTGTCAGAAGGGACTGTCACTGGAAGTGTTCAGGTTACCCGGAGTGGTCAGCCGATTGTTTTGCTGGCTGATCGACAAACAGCAGGCGGCTACCCGGTTATTGCAACAATTTGTGCTGTTGATCTACCACGGTTGGTTCAACTTTCTTCGCAACAAACTTTTGGTTTTACTGAAATTTCAATTAGTCAAGCAACTGAGCTTTTGCGCCAGCAACATGCATTCTTACACCAGTTACAACAGCGCTTTTATCAGCAGCGTTATCAATTGCCGCTTGGACCTCAGCAAGCTGCTGGACAAAGAATTTCTCAATTATTTAAGCATTAA
- the pxpB gene encoding 5-oxoprolinase subunit PxpB, giving the protein MNFQIIPVGEQALNLVFPEKIDVQENRLIHQIAEQLKTADWPTIIDLIPAYHTLTINYNVEKTDFEKISQDLKAFINSLNFNENSSQKQRVVEIPVCYGDKFGPDLMAVAEFAQMSPAEVVKMHTSQPYYVYFLGFLPGFAYAGFVPDKIAMPRLQQPRLQLAAGSVGIAGKQTGMYPVASPGGWRIIGQTPLQLYDPKNPLPPYHAGDWLQFNSVSSDEFYQIQQAADSGKYSIKTHFLMTTAATRGAK; this is encoded by the coding sequence ATGAATTTTCAAATTATTCCGGTAGGGGAACAAGCACTAAATCTAGTTTTCCCAGAAAAAATTGATGTGCAGGAAAATCGCTTAATTCATCAGATTGCTGAGCAATTAAAAACGGCCGACTGGCCAACAATTATCGATTTGATTCCGGCCTACCATACATTAACAATTAATTATAATGTTGAAAAAACGGATTTTGAAAAAATTAGTCAGGATTTAAAAGCTTTTATTAATTCGCTTAATTTCAACGAAAATTCATCTCAGAAACAGCGGGTAGTTGAGATTCCAGTTTGCTATGGTGACAAATTTGGTCCTGATTTGATGGCAGTCGCAGAGTTTGCCCAAATGTCACCAGCAGAGGTCGTTAAAATGCATACATCCCAACCTTATTATGTCTACTTTTTGGGATTTTTACCTGGATTTGCCTATGCTGGTTTTGTACCTGATAAAATTGCAATGCCTAGATTGCAGCAGCCACGTTTGCAACTGGCGGCTGGCAGTGTCGGAATTGCGGGTAAACAAACTGGAATGTACCCGGTAGCTTCGCCTGGCGGGTGGAGAATCATTGGTCAAACGCCGTTGCAATTATATGACCCTAAAAATCCACTACCGCCATACCATGCAGGTGATTGGTTGCAATTTAATTCAGTTTCGAGTGATGAGTTCTATCAAATTCAACAAGCGGCTGATAGCGGGAAATATAGCATTAAGACGCATTTTTTGATGACGACGGCAGCAACAAGGGGGGCAAAATGA
- a CDS encoding vitamin B12 independent methionine synthase, which yields MTTQNSTKVGPFRYDIVGSFLRTTGLKDALAQKRNGELSATEFLKIQHAEIKKLVAAEVKHGLADVTDGEFSRSWWHLDFLWGLGGVAHYDYQKSYKFKGAKTRTDNAELDGQVAYNPEHPFFAAFSYLKSITPAGIVPKQTIPSPTMLFRDNRSDNWPKYYQQRTDYLHDLAKAYHLTIQHFYDLGARYLQIDDTTWAFLISKLNETKDQPVEQQKYVTLAQESVAVINEMLTGLPADLTVTTHICRGNFRSTFLFAGGYQAVAPYLAQLNYDGFFLEYDSERSGDFAPLKTIFNNRTEKRIVLGLLTSKEGELEDPAEIRQRLLEASQFVPLENLALSTQCGFASTEEGNLLTDEQQWSKIELVKKIAQQVWQD from the coding sequence ATGACAACACAAAATTCAACCAAGGTCGGACCATTTCGTTATGATATCGTAGGGAGCTTTTTACGGACAACAGGTTTAAAAGATGCCCTCGCCCAAAAACGCAATGGAGAATTATCAGCAACAGAATTTTTAAAGATCCAGCACGCGGAAATAAAAAAATTGGTAGCTGCTGAGGTTAAGCATGGTTTAGCAGATGTTACTGACGGAGAATTTAGTCGCAGTTGGTGGCACTTAGACTTTTTATGGGGCTTAGGTGGCGTTGCTCATTATGATTATCAAAAAAGCTACAAATTCAAAGGAGCCAAAACACGGACGGATAATGCCGAGCTGGATGGTCAAGTTGCTTATAATCCAGAACATCCCTTTTTCGCTGCATTTTCTTACCTAAAATCAATCACACCGGCTGGAATTGTACCTAAACAGACGATTCCATCACCAACGATGCTATTTCGCGATAATCGCTCAGATAACTGGCCCAAGTATTATCAGCAGCGGACAGATTATCTGCATGATTTAGCTAAGGCTTATCATTTAACAATTCAACATTTCTACGATTTGGGTGCGCGTTATCTTCAAATAGATGATACAACTTGGGCTTTTCTGATTAGTAAGTTAAATGAAACTAAAGATCAACCCGTCGAACAGCAAAAATATGTAACGTTGGCTCAAGAATCAGTGGCGGTAATTAATGAAATGTTAACAGGTTTGCCGGCTGACTTAACCGTTACGACACATATTTGTCGTGGTAATTTTCGCTCGACGTTCTTGTTTGCCGGTGGTTATCAGGCGGTAGCACCATACTTAGCACAGTTAAATTACGATGGCTTCTTCTTAGAATATGATAGTGAACGTTCGGGAGACTTTGCTCCGCTAAAAACAATTTTCAACAATCGAACTGAAAAACGGATTGTTTTGGGTTTGCTTACTTCTAAGGAGGGTGAACTGGAAGATCCAGCAGAGATTCGTCAGCGTTTGCTTGAAGCAAGTCAATTTGTTCCGTTAGAAAATTTAGCACTTTCAACTCAATGTGGCTTTGCATCAACCGAAGAAGGTAATTTACTGACCGATGAACAGCAATGGTCAAAAATTGAACTAGTGAAAAAAATTGCTCAACAAGTTTGGCAAGATTAA